The following are encoded in a window of Candidatus Binatia bacterium genomic DNA:
- a CDS encoding alpha/beta hydrolase domain-containing protein, with protein MSATCTAVGRRWFGMALPALVGLLAVAIGCGDGDDMSNPTRGGSVPSPTIEGPITGGKGMPFIASTTFDLAEVGYSEAEYFISGTATAYANVGPLGTDGNWTVRRGDTAAYKTRILVYRPIEPKKFNGTVVVEWLNVSGGLDSAADWIADHTELIRDGFAWVGVSAQRVGVEGGPAVIPGLPPIPLKTTDPERYGSLVHPGDSFSYDMFSQAAQAIRRPAGSSPLGDLKVSTVIATGDSQSAFRLVTYINAIHPLADIYDGFLVHSRGGNSYSIAPLSEAPQPAITVPATAQIRNDLDVPVLTFETETDLTFLGYFSARQPDTDRFRLWEVAGTAHADTYTLGVGTTDRGDSPDAAKLVVTTMPVPAFPALKCRTPINSGPQHFVLNAAIAALNQWVRHGTPPPLAPRLEVVDGASIAIVHDANGNALGGIRTPQVDVPIAALSGQGQTGSILCVLFGTTKPFDATTLAALYPDHSAYVSAFNAATDRAVSAGFILQPDAELMKAAAAS; from the coding sequence ATGTCAGCTACGTGTACTGCGGTGGGGCGACGTTGGTTCGGCATGGCGCTTCCGGCGCTCGTTGGGTTGCTGGCCGTGGCGATCGGATGCGGTGACGGTGACGACATGTCGAACCCCACACGCGGTGGCAGCGTGCCCAGCCCAACCATCGAAGGGCCGATCACCGGCGGCAAGGGGATGCCGTTCATCGCCTCTACGACCTTCGATCTCGCCGAGGTCGGCTACTCCGAGGCGGAGTACTTCATCTCCGGGACGGCGACCGCCTACGCCAACGTCGGCCCTTTGGGCACCGACGGCAACTGGACAGTCAGACGCGGCGACACAGCCGCCTACAAGACGCGCATCCTCGTGTATCGCCCGATCGAGCCGAAGAAGTTCAACGGCACGGTCGTTGTGGAATGGCTCAACGTCAGCGGCGGTCTCGACTCTGCGGCCGACTGGATCGCGGATCATACCGAGCTCATCCGCGACGGCTTCGCCTGGGTGGGCGTCTCGGCCCAGCGCGTCGGAGTGGAAGGCGGCCCTGCGGTCATCCCGGGCTTACCGCCCATTCCGTTGAAGACCACGGACCCTGAGCGGTATGGGTCGCTCGTTCATCCTGGCGACAGTTTCTCGTACGACATGTTCTCGCAGGCCGCTCAAGCGATTCGACGCCCGGCGGGCAGCAGCCCTCTCGGCGACCTGAAGGTCAGCACGGTCATCGCCACCGGGGACTCGCAGTCGGCATTTCGATTGGTCACGTACATCAACGCGATTCATCCGCTCGCCGACATCTACGATGGGTTCCTGGTGCACAGTCGGGGCGGCAACAGCTACAGTATCGCTCCACTATCGGAAGCGCCACAGCCGGCGATCACGGTGCCCGCCACGGCACAGATCCGCAACGACCTCGATGTCCCGGTGCTGACCTTCGAGACTGAAACGGACCTCACCTTCCTCGGGTACTTCTCGGCGCGACAGCCGGACACCGACCGCTTCCGCCTCTGGGAGGTGGCCGGCACGGCGCACGCCGACACCTACACGCTCGGGGTCGGGACCACCGATCGCGGCGACTCGCCCGATGCGGCAAAGCTCGTCGTCACCACGATGCCGGTACCCGCGTTCCCCGCGCTCAAGTGCAGGACGCCGATCAACTCCGGACCGCAGCACTTCGTGCTGAACGCCGCCATCGCGGCGCTCAACCAGTGGGTGCGGCACGGAACGCCTCCGCCGCTCGCTCCGCGTCTTGAGGTGGTCGATGGCGCGTCGATCGCGATCGTGCACGATGCAAACGGCAACGCCCTCGGCGGCATTCGTACGCCGCAGGTGGACGTGCCGATCGCGGCGCTCTCGGGTCAGGGACAAACCGGGTCGATCCTCTGCGTGCTCTTTGGGACCACCAAGCCGTTCGATGCAACGACGTTGGCCGCACTGTATCCCGACCACAGCGCCTACGTCTCGGCGTTCAACGCAGCGACGGACCGGGCGGTGAGCGCCGGCTTCATTCTCCAGCCCGACGCGGAGCTGATGAAAGCCGCCGCCGCGTCGTAA
- a CDS encoding alpha-glucosidase/alpha-galactosidase has protein sequence MAKIALIGAGSVVFAKNLIGDILSFPELADAHIALMDIDADRLHTAERMTQKVAAALQVKPTITTHRERHGALAGADYVINTIQVGGYRPSTVIDFEVPKRHNLRQTIGDTLGVGGIMRALRTVPVLLEICRDMEAVCPQAWLLNYTNPMAMNCWALSRATPIRTVGLCHSVQGTAMQLADDIGVPYREITYQAAGINHMAFYLRFERRGEDLYPLIRKVVADGRVPANNRVRYEMLTRLGYFVTESSEHFAEYTPYFIRRDRPDLIERFGVPLNEYITRCEFMDGFWGNMRAFFESEEPITEIERSHEYGALIIHSLETGTPRVIYGNVPNRALIANLQRGCCVEVPCLVDGNGVQPTRVGALPPQLAALIMTNVNVQSLAVEAALSGKREHVYHAAMLDPHTAAELTLDEIWRLVDDLILAHGDMIPPLR, from the coding sequence ATGGCCAAGATCGCTCTCATCGGTGCCGGTAGCGTCGTGTTTGCCAAGAACCTCATCGGCGACATCCTGAGTTTTCCGGAGCTGGCCGACGCGCACATCGCTTTGATGGACATCGACGCCGACCGCCTGCACACCGCGGAGCGCATGACGCAGAAAGTGGCCGCCGCGCTACAGGTGAAGCCGACGATCACGACACATAGGGAGCGGCACGGTGCCTTGGCTGGGGCCGACTACGTCATCAACACCATCCAGGTCGGCGGTTACCGGCCCTCGACGGTCATCGACTTCGAAGTGCCCAAACGGCACAACCTGCGCCAGACGATCGGCGATACCCTCGGCGTTGGCGGCATCATGCGCGCCTTGCGCACGGTTCCCGTTTTGCTCGAGATCTGCCGCGATATGGAGGCGGTTTGCCCGCAGGCCTGGCTGCTGAACTACACCAATCCCATGGCGATGAACTGCTGGGCCCTGTCGCGCGCGACGCCGATCCGCACCGTCGGCCTGTGCCACAGCGTGCAGGGCACCGCCATGCAACTGGCCGACGACATCGGCGTGCCGTACCGCGAGATCACCTACCAAGCCGCCGGCATCAACCACATGGCCTTCTACCTGCGCTTCGAACGCCGCGGCGAGGACTTGTACCCGCTGATTCGCAAGGTGGTGGCCGACGGCCGTGTCCCGGCGAATAACCGGGTGCGTTACGAGATGCTGACGCGGCTTGGCTACTTCGTCACCGAGTCGAGCGAACACTTCGCCGAATATACGCCGTACTTTATCCGCCGCGACCGTCCCGACTTGATTGAACGTTTCGGTGTTCCGCTTAACGAGTACATCACTCGCTGTGAGTTCATGGACGGGTTCTGGGGGAACATGAGGGCGTTTTTCGAAAGCGAGGAACCGATCACGGAGATCGAGCGCAGCCACGAGTATGGCGCCTTGATCATTCACAGCCTGGAGACGGGAACCCCTCGGGTCATCTACGGCAACGTACCCAATCGCGCATTGATCGCCAATCTGCAGCGCGGCTGCTGCGTCGAGGTGCCGTGCCTGGTGGACGGCAACGGCGTGCAGCCGACGCGGGTCGGCGCGCTTCCGCCGCAGCTTGCCGCCCTCATCATGACCAATGTGAACGTGCAGTCGCTGGCGGTCGAGGCGGCGCTGAGCGGGAAGCGCGAGCATGTGTACCACGCCGCAATGCTCGACCCGCACACCGCGGCCGAGCTGACCTTGGACGAGATCTGGCGCCTGGTC